A genomic window from Slackia heliotrinireducens DSM 20476 includes:
- a CDS encoding zinc ribbon domain-containing protein — MTSATKYCPECGRELPAEARFCTGCGTGFTTVAETPEPIVAPASEQQAAQNTSPEVTALSIELQRLSDLLESGSITQETYESSKAQALATFANARQQANASAAVQQAAAAPDTGGFGWAALGFFFPMVGLILYLVWKDDRPITAKAAGKGALIGVIVSVVLSVLLGILSAVLPLIIMNSYY, encoded by the coding sequence ATGACAAGCGCCACAAAATACTGCCCCGAGTGCGGTCGCGAACTGCCTGCCGAAGCTCGTTTCTGCACGGGTTGCGGCACCGGTTTCACGACCGTTGCAGAAACGCCGGAGCCTATCGTCGCGCCGGCTTCTGAACAGCAGGCTGCGCAAAACACAAGTCCGGAAGTAACCGCGTTGAGCATCGAGCTTCAGCGGTTGAGCGACCTGTTGGAAAGCGGTTCGATAACGCAGGAGACGTACGAATCGAGCAAGGCGCAGGCGCTCGCAACCTTCGCAAACGCGCGGCAGCAGGCCAATGCGTCCGCTGCGGTTCAGCAGGCTGCAGCTGCTCCCGATACGGGCGGATTCGGATGGGCGGCCCTCGGATTCTTCTTCCCGATGGTGGGTCTGATTCTGTACCTGGTATGGAAGGACGACCGCCCGATAACGGCGAAAGCTGCAGGCAAAGGTGCGCTTATCGGCGTCATCGTGTCTGTCGTGCTATCGGTGCTTCTCGGCATCCTTTCGGCCGTGCTGCCGCTCATCATTATGAACTCTTACTATTAG
- a CDS encoding RQC-minor-1 family DNA-binding protein, whose protein sequence is MGRKNRSRVPVYLNSEDANITPEELAIILHGAGTVVHRGGRSLLVKLLKGSRDKKLLELGLDADESYGALSHLTLDAISRKVDWTIEEGFLSYYYDWRNPLLMYTELGWELERPQAAYSKFKKFCNDIETGEFRMAERMANMENELQFDVIDLIAQRCDERCFDHLEVWSKSATKRIRKKIAWAQRTISSRKSDGMSDGA, encoded by the coding sequence ATGGGTAGAAAGAACAGATCTCGCGTCCCTGTATATCTGAATTCCGAAGATGCAAACATTACTCCAGAAGAGTTGGCGATTATTCTTCACGGTGCCGGCACCGTCGTTCACAGGGGCGGCCGATCCCTGCTCGTCAAACTACTAAAGGGATCACGGGACAAGAAACTCCTTGAACTGGGGCTGGACGCCGACGAATCATACGGTGCGCTCTCACACCTCACCCTCGACGCCATTTCGCGTAAGGTCGACTGGACCATCGAGGAGGGGTTTCTAAGCTACTACTACGACTGGAGAAATCCCCTGCTCATGTATACCGAACTCGGTTGGGAGCTCGAAAGGCCGCAGGCCGCATACAGCAAGTTCAAGAAGTTCTGCAACGATATCGAAACCGGCGAGTTTCGCATGGCGGAACGTATGGCCAACATGGAGAATGAGCTTCAGTTCGACGTTATCGACCTTATTGCGCAGCGTTGCGATGAACGTTGTTTCGACCACCTTGAGGTATGGTCGAAGTCAGCCACGAAGCGCATCCGCAAAAAGATCGCCTGGGCCCAAAGGACGATTTCATCACGCAAATCGGACGGCATGTCCGACGGAGCATAA